The DNA segment TGGAGCGGAGCTGGATGGAGCGGATTCGGCTAGGGCCGCTTTTTTGCCAACGGTATCGGCTACGTAAATTTCGATGGCCTCCTTGGCGTCCATCGTGTTACCGGAAGCAAATATCGTTGTCATAGCCAATGCGGCTCCCAAGGGGGAACGGGCGAAGCAGACTCCGTACCCGTCCTTATCCTGTGTGGGTCCGTAGGTGTCGGAGACAGGCCATGTCCAACCTTTAGCTGCTTCCCAGCGGAGGTCCTTTGGCATGGCGGGTTTTGATGAGGTATCCCCCAGTGGGACGTCGCAACCGCCAGCTGGTTTCTCTGTTTTGCTGGTGGTGGGCTGAGCGATTGGTTCAGGTGTCTTCGTGGCAGGTTTGACGAAAATCAGGACAGCTAGGAACGCAACAACCAGCACGATTCCTAGGGATATCCACCACCCTTTACCGAGTGTTTTGGATGTTTTCATTGCTTTGCTCATTGAAGAATCACCGCTTCTTTACATAGAGAGGAAGATAGGGGCGATCACGGCGGCAAGACCGAAGCCCATGGCCCCGACGAGCCACCAGCCGGCCTTACCCATGAACTCTTGACCATGACCGTGCTTATGAGCGAAGAACAAGCCCACGAAAAGCATCATGAGTCCGATAACGGCGATGGAACCACCGATGATCTGTACCCAGCTTTTGATGGTGTCCAGACCATTAGTGACTTCTTGAGGCAGTGGCTTAGCTTCGGCACTCAAGTTCCCTGCAAAGACGGTGATGCTGGTGATGATGTTCATTTTGTTTCTCCTTGAATGGTGATGCCAGCCTCTGTCAGGGCGGCAGTAATCTTGTTAAGTTCTTTGAGGGAAATATCGTTCTGGCCCAACAGGGCTGCTCGACGGGCAAGTAGCGCCGGTGTCCAAAGAACGGCCACTATGGTGATCGCACCGGAAAGAACCTTGACCTCATCAGTGATCAATCGCGGCATCTTCCCAGGTCCCGAGGGCACCAGCAGAACGCAAGCGAACTGTTGATAGCCATGAATGGCTATCGCAGATTTCGCCGCATCTATACCGTCGAGACTGGCTCGGGCTACCAACACAATTTCTGCTCCGGGAAGCAATGCCGCTTTCGCCGGGGTGCTCAGTAGTCCCCCATCGACGGCCCCGAGGATATGTGCCCAGCTCGTTGCACCGGCCCCACCGTGAGCGGCAAGGAAGACCGGTAACTCACGCGGCACAGCCGGGGGCAGGACCTGGTGGGCAGGTTCTGGTGTGATGTTCTGTGCGGCCTGAACCCAAGGATTGAGGCTCTGATCGGTCACGTTCACAATCCGCTCGCTACCGCAGCAGCAGCCGCAAGCCACGCTCTTTGAGTTCGGGACTGCAAAGCACCGTACCGGATCTGGCCAGACTTCAACGCCGGATCAAAAGGCACGATCTTGACCGCCCGGACATAGGGACGGAACTTATCAGCGGTCGCGGATGACAGGCGTCCTTCCCCGCTTTGACGTTCGGAGACGACAACGACGGCGTTGGCAGCCAACGCAGCGGAGCGCTCACACCGAAGGTCCAAGCCCTGCAACGTCAGAAGGGCCGCCTCTACACGGTCTTCTTCGTTGGTCGTGGGGACCACTAACTGATCGGCGTGATCAATCATGCGGTTCCACTCAGCACTTCGGTGGTTGTTCCCTGAATCCATCAGAATGAGCCGGTAATACTTCGTGAGGACTCGATGGAGAACGTCTACTTCTTCGGCGTTGACTTCGTGAGTACCGGCCACATCCGAGTCCGAGCGCAGTACGTCGTATTTATCCGTGCTTTGGTGATGCACGTAAGCGTTAATATCCGCAGATTGTGCCGTAGGTGAGAGCAAAGCATCAGCGGTAGCGATCACATCGAGGGCACTTCTGCTGTGATCACCCTTTTCCGTACGCCACCCCAAGGTCCCGGTCGTGGGGTTGTTATCCCAACCCACCACACTTGCCCCGTTACGGCCGAACACGGCAGCTAAGTTAGCGACGGTAGGTGTCTTATTTGATCCGCCTTTTTGGTTCACGACAGCCACCACGCGGGTCCCGGCGAAGTGCTTAGAGACTAAAGCAATGTCTTCGCGTTCGCTCAACTCCCCCGCTGAGGGTGCCAGGGAGAGCCCTAGATTGTTCAACGCTCCCCGAAATCCTTGTGAGGCTGGTTCATGAGCGGCTGGTGTAGCCAGAAAAGAACCGGCTTCACGCAAAGCACGCCGACTACTGCCAGCCTCCGGAGCACTCCCCTGTACTACGTCTGGGGTGCTCACAGGAACCCGCGTCATAGAGGGTGGGGTAGCCGGCGCTTTCGGTATGTCCTGAACATCAAGGGGAAGAATTTTCAGTGCCGGTGCGGCCGGTGCTGGGGAGTCATCTTCAATTTCAACCTCACCACTGGGCGAGCAGATCAAGGTAGAAAGACCCGTTTCATCCATCGTGCTAACCCGCACCGGGCGGCCATGTGTGGCGGCCTCAGCAAAGACCCGGGCCATCAGAGACTGGCGTAAAGCATCGGCGGTTTCTCCGGTGTGGGCTTCCTCAGTTGAGTCGATCGTGAGCACTCCGGTGTCGTCACTGTTGATGATGGCGCTAATGACCGGAAGGGGTTGAACAAGAGATTTATCAATAGCCATAGTGATCTTCTTCTTTCGATAGGGAGGGTTAGTGGAAGCCGTCAGGCATATTGATGTACTTGATCTTCCACTCACGATTAGCGCCTTGACGGTTCAGATCGAAGTCGAAAACACCGATGGTCGTGGGAAATTCAACATGAGCTGCGAAGCCATTTCCCTCATCTATGAGTAGTTTCGGCGCGCCAATGGTTTTGAAGACCGGGATGTTCGCTGGGTCCACGCCCTGATATTTAGCCCCGGCTTCGTTAGTCATGTATTGGGCCAGCTCATAAATCCACATTTTGCTATCCACCGTGCGGCGGTTGTAGAGAACCATGGCCTGAGAGGCCACATCCAGAGCATCGGTCTTAGCCTGGTCATCCCATCCCGGATCACTGATCCCGGTATGGTCCGCTTGAGGTGACCCATCGCAAGAACCGCATTCCGTGGCAGTAGCGGTCACGGTGGCAGAGACTTCTTCGGTTTCTGCGCTCGGTGCGACTGGTTGCCCAGAGCATCCAGTAAGTACGGTCACAGCGATTCCCGCAGCGGTCACGAGTTGGAAGAGCTTTGCTTTCATCAAGAAATTTCCTTCTTAGTTAGGAAGCTTGAGCGAACTGATCGCTGCTAGGAATGAGTAAGTACCCAGAGGGTGAGCTAGCGGCGATAGTGCGTGTGTAGTACCCGCCTAAATGATCCGGACCCATGTTGTAGCCCTCTTCAAGGACCGTGCCGTCAGCGGCAATGGCCTTTACCACAGCCACATGGCCATAGAGAGGATCACCACCAGGATTGCCCGGGCCGTACCAAATAATGGCCCCAACCTTAGGTGTCATCGTCACGGTCCAGCCCTCGCGCTGCCACGTCGGTCCCCACGTCAGTGCGTGACCAGGTCCCAGCGCCCGAGCGTCCATTTGGGACGGATCAGTAATGTTGATTTGCTGCATCATCCGCCACCACGCGAAGTCCGTGCAGTTCTTATACGAAAACCCAGTCACCGGGTTATTGGCGTTGTATAGGCCATCCTTGAACCCGTAATCGTCATCCTTGCCTGACTCCCCCGGAATACCGGGTGAACCCTCACAAGATGCTTCCTCGACCGTGATGCCAGCCAATGAGGCGATGACCGCGCTGGCAGGTTGGGCATATTTTGAGTAGTGGTCCGGGTCAGCGTTGCCTTGCACTACGTGCGCGGCCGCTGTGGGAGTCATGGACTCCCAACCGGACACTTTCAACAGAGCTTTGAAGAAGTTCGTTGCGCTAATCGTCGGGTCCATACGATCCGTGTAGCTACCCCACGCGCCATTATCGCGCTGCTGGAAAAGACCGCGTGAATCAGGCCCCGGCCCGTCGCCATGATCCAGCACACGCAACCCGGACTCACCAATAGCCACCATGACTCCCACGGTTTGACCCTGAGTAGAGAGGTTCAGTTTCTGACCGGCATTGATAATCAATGCCGCATTCTTGAGCTGTTCACCCTCAAACCCAGCAACCGGCGTTGTCGGCAATTTAGTGGTGTCAACAGACACACCAGGCAAGCACACGGCCGCTGCTGGTGAACTCGTGCTCATGCCCAACACGATCAGCACCACAAGTAGAACCGGCAACAGAAACGCACCAGCCACCAAAGCCACAGCGCCCGACCCGGACTCTTCATTCACAGCAGCACCATGACAGACCAACCATTGCTGCCTCGACGACTCTTCCGAAGCGTTTACTTCCACACATGTGTTTTCTTCACTTTCTTGGACGTTTCATTTACCAAAAACGACCGAAGACCGTTGGG comes from the Arthrobacter sp. TMP15 genome and includes:
- a CDS encoding TrbC/VirB2 family protein; the protein is MNIITSITVFAGNLSAEAKPLPQEVTNGLDTIKSWVQIIGGSIAVIGLMMLFVGLFFAHKHGHGQEFMGKAGWWLVGAMGFGLAAVIAPIFLSM
- a CDS encoding AAA family ATPase, translated to MAIDKSLVQPLPVISAIINSDDTGVLTIDSTEEAHTGETADALRQSLMARVFAEAATHGRPVRVSTMDETGLSTLICSPSGEVEIEDDSPAPAAPALKILPLDVQDIPKAPATPPSMTRVPVSTPDVVQGSAPEAGSSRRALREAGSFLATPAAHEPASQGFRGALNNLGLSLAPSAGELSEREDIALVSKHFAGTRVVAVVNQKGGSNKTPTVANLAAVFGRNGASVVGWDNNPTTGTLGWRTEKGDHSRSALDVIATADALLSPTAQSADINAYVHHQSTDKYDVLRSDSDVAGTHEVNAEEVDVLHRVLTKYYRLILMDSGNNHRSAEWNRMIDHADQLVVPTTNEEDRVEAALLTLQGLDLRCERSAALAANAVVVVSERQSGEGRLSSATADKFRPYVRAVKIVPFDPALKSGQIRYGALQSRTQRAWLAAAAAVASGL
- a CDS encoding CHAP domain-containing protein, translated to MNEESGSGAVALVAGAFLLPVLLVVLIVLGMSTSSPAAAVCLPGVSVDTTKLPTTPVAGFEGEQLKNAALIINAGQKLNLSTQGQTVGVMVAIGESGLRVLDHGDGPGPDSRGLFQQRDNGAWGSYTDRMDPTISATNFFKALLKVSGWESMTPTAAAHVVQGNADPDHYSKYAQPASAVIASLAGITVEEASCEGSPGIPGESGKDDDYGFKDGLYNANNPVTGFSYKNCTDFAWWRMMQQINITDPSQMDARALGPGHALTWGPTWQREGWTVTMTPKVGAIIWYGPGNPGGDPLYGHVAVVKAIAADGTVLEEGYNMGPDHLGGYYTRTIAASSPSGYLLIPSSDQFAQAS